The proteins below come from a single Lodderomyces elongisporus chromosome 3, complete sequence genomic window:
- the RRF1 gene encoding ribosome-recycling factor, protein MKTIVDSLQPPVHIRMFRLITRNSQSVRLVSPTRTVLGFAKCAVATKTQAPHFHTTSFLQGRKNQKSNKAKQSRVEREDEFVEHEAQTEAVTPTIDFKDAEERFQHVLEKFEKAANEIKLGRLNPRVFDNLMVAVKDGNKSEEVPFTSVASTSMKGRNFIVTMFDPSQSAAIINAIIGSGLNMSGTTDPNNKFNLRIPMPPVTQETKQNDLKQLKELYEKTKNGARGSLTGVRGEVRQKFHGSLKTHKLSDSENKQLLQLEKLYKLFADKLQDVHRKFEKSIMSPN, encoded by the exons ATGAA AACCATCGTCGATAGTTTACAACCACCTGTACATATTAGAATGTTTCGCCTAATAACAAGAAATTCACAATCGGTGAGATTGGTTTCTCCAACTAGGACTGTCCTTGGTTTTGCTAAATGTGCCGTTGCAACCAAAACCCAAGCTCCACATTTTCACACAACATCGTTCCTTcaaggaaggaaaaatCAGAAACTGAATAAGGCAAAGCAACTGAGGGTCGAGAGAGAAGACGAATTTGTTGAGCATGAGGCACAAACGGAAGCAGTTACGCCAACCATCGATTTCAAAGATGCAGAGGAGAGATTTCAGCATGtacttgaaaaatttgaaaaagccGCTAACGAGATCAAGTTGGGAAGATTGAACCCTAGAGTGTTTGACAATCTCATGGTTGCTGTTAAAGATGGTAATAAATCGGAAGAAGTACCTTTCACTTCCGTTGCGCTGACGTCTATGAAGGGTAGAAACTTTATCGTGACCATGTTTGACCCACTGCAAAGTGCCGCCATCATCAATGCCATTATTGGGTCTGGTTTAAATATGAGTGGAACTACCGACCCCAATAACAAATTTAACCTTAGAATCCCCATGCCTCCCGTGACTCAAGAAACCAAACAAAATGACCTCAAACAATTAAAAGAGCTTTATGAAAAGACCAAGAATGGTGCAAGAGGTTCACTCACCGGTGTTAGAGGCGAAGTTAGACAGAAGTTTCACGGAAGTTTAAAAACTCACAAACTTTCAGACTCCGAGAACAAACAACTTTTACAGTTGGAGAAATTGTACAAATTGTTTGCTGATAAATTACAAGATGTACATAgaaagtttgaaaaaagtataaTGAGTCCGAATTAA
- the IPI1 gene encoding rRNA processing protein, whose amino-acid sequence MGSKRKQKEKQKDFKKAKLKVGKTAKKPDNYTDTSFKAKTISLPGQSISIVHGSKDFTHQLSLLKHHSSTTRKEVVINITQNLPSNPAAYKSIISAAVPLILDESKSVRTEVMNLLKEIGRKQPGLLDLHKRSIVLFIISAMTHIQPDIRNTSTKFLATLLEYSDLKSYFVKILKNFFILMSWSLLDDNKSKGVSITTNSTILLGPNTKKARIDHLRVLVQFLKKNLLDDSEQGLVDADFSRIYTHPQTYKYLIPTTPQAFSALNLFGREIKSDLSATGSIAIQNLDTMTTEDIETRLNIMNDIFKDRMILNLKGLCKEGGEVGREASTCIDILEGISVK is encoded by the coding sequence atgggttccaaaagaaaacaaaaggagaAGCAAAAGGATTTCAAGAAAGCCAAGTTGAAGGTCGGAAAGACGGCAAAGAAACCCGACAATTATACTGATACATCtttcaaagcaaaaacaatttcacTTCCTGGCCAGTCAATATCTATAGTCCACGGTTCAAAAGATTTCACGCATCAACTTTCGTTACTCAAACACCATTCCTCGACTACTAGAAAGGAAGTGGTTATCAACATTACTCAAAATCTTCCCTCAAATCCTGCTGCATATAAACTGATTATTTCTGCTGCCGTGCCTTTAATCCTTGATGAATCGAAACTGGTGCGAACAGAAGTAATGAATTTGCTCAAGGAGATTGGTAGGAAACAACCAGGATTGCTTGATTTGCATAAGCGAAGCATTGTTTTATTCATAATTTCAGCAATGACTCATATCCAACCAGACATACGAAATACAAGTACTAAATTTCTTGCAACGCTTTTGGAGTATTCCGACTTGAAACTGTATTTTGTGaaaattttgaagaattttttcatattgATGAGTTGGTCCTTGTTGGATGACAATAAATCAAAAGGTGTTTCCATCACGACAAATTCAACTATTTTATTGGGTCCCAATACTAAGAAAGCCAGAATCGACCATCTTCGTGttcttgttcaatttttaaaaaagaacttGCTAGATGATTCGGAACAAGGGTTAGTTGATGCTGATTTTAGTCGAATATACACCCACCCACAAACGTACAAATATTTAATTCCTACCACCCCACAGGCGTTTCTGGCGCTTAATCTTTTTGGTAGAGAAATCAAGAGTGATCTTTCTGCAACCGGTTCAATTGCAATTCAGAATTTAGATACAATGACCACTGAAGACATAGAGACAAGGTTGAATATCATGAATGATATTTTCAAAGATCGAATGATTCTTAACTTGAAAGGTCTATGCAAAGAAGGTGGTGAAGTTGGAAGAGAGGCTTCCACTTGTATAGATATACTAGAAGGTATAAGTGTAAAGTAA
- the SEC22 gene encoding SNAP receptor (BUSCO:EOG09264IG5), producing MVESTLIYRYDALPLCGSVDDDNSSNAQALLEQKKKCKILISKITPNSEPQATIESDDYNIHYLISQSIIYLCICKKSYPRKLAFSYLSEIANEFYNSHGADALSRTARPFGFSSFDNFLNKTKKIYQDQRAQSNLDKLNNDLADVKKVMTKNIEDLLYRGDSLDKMSDLSSSLKQDSLKYRRRAQRINFEAMIKQYIPVAGAGLIFLFLCYYYLKK from the exons ATGGTGGAATCAACGTTGATATACAGATATGATG CCCTTCCACTCTGTGGCTCAGTCGACGACGATAACAGCTCCAATGCCCAAGCTTTGcttgaacaaaagaagaaatgcAAGATATTAATCAGTAAGATTACTCCAAACTCCGAACCACAAGCAACAATTGAATCAGATGACTATAACATTCACTATTTGATTTCGCAGAGTATAATATATTTATGCATTTGCAAGAAATCGTACCCTAGGAAATTAGCATTCTCCTACCTTAGTGAAATTGCCAATGAGTTTTACAACAGTCACGGTGCCGATGCGTTGTCTCGTACTGCTAGACCGTTTGGattttcttcctttgaCAATTTTTTGAACAAGACGAAGAAAATTTATCAAGACCAACGCGCACAATCCAATTTGGACAAGTTGAATAATGATTTAGCGGATGTTAAAAAAGTTATGACCAAAAATATAGAAGATCTTTTGTATCGAGGTGATTCTTTGGATAAAATGAGTGATCTATCAAGCTCTTTGAAACAGGACTCGTTGAAATATAGGAGAAGAGCTCAGCGAATAAATTTTGAGGCTATGATCAAGCAATATATTCCAGTTGCAGGGGCAGGACTtatctttttgttcctttgcTATTactatttgaaaaagtga
- the MON1 gene encoding Vacuolar fusion protein mon1 (BUSCO:EOG092624JL) yields the protein MVDRPRISRLSTKSMSLLPTVSNLAPGSTTDPTTAVNYENVNSEIQSVHVPSPPILQSEAATINSEIDITGINQLSLLPTKFHLQPSISDENTTCADIYPNSNDLGATVYRKQCIDISKSNDNVLFHQKLKHFFIFSVAGKPIYSLHGNDDLTMGYMGILTTILSTFQEDLDQDVHVIELGSNRVKLVVLNRSPIVLIAISKLPHETEQFLTRQLIVLYKYLLSILSKQTIDRVFHNRLNYDLRRVLSPLDMENLDSLCMKLTFGLQHDGLNSFLGELFTARPSLRIPYTLRKKMDRFLKEQQEEEEDLLFAILSKDNQVTNFVHPKIHTLTNEDLYLLTFIVHSLKNKSEDLWIPLCMPNFNQNGYLYIFSRSWRQLTLILVSGSKNAFDKLKVIADRIIQRAETSQAGHFLENLEQALMKPIRNEVPLVIKHFVYVNKEINQCVISEINDDSDDLKLQLVVYYSLLKQCKSQLEADEIKNGYKKLSYMRWNSSTAFMLSGTSFEFYCVAGDGVDSKNLIEICLKIVNWCKKNKNRLFST from the coding sequence ATGGTGGACCGACCCCGAATATCTAGGCTATCTACAAAGTCAATGAGTTTGTTACCTACTGTGTCAAACCTTGCACCAGGGTCTACAACGGATCCAACGACTGCTGTCAACTATGAGAATGTTAACCTGGAGATACAATCGGTTCATGTACCCTCGCCTCCAATTCTACAGCTGGAAGCTGCAACCATTAATTCAGAGATTGATATAACTGGAATTAATCAGCTTTCTTTATTACCAACTAAATTTCACCTACAACCACTGATTAGCGACGAAAATACCACTTGTGCTGATATCTATCCAAATTCTAATGATCTTGGGGCCACTGTATATCGCAAACAATGTATCGATATTTCAAAATCTAATGataatgttttgtttcatcaaaaacttaaacatttttttatcttctcTGTAGCTGGCAAGCCAATATATTCCTTACATGGTAATGACGATTTGACGATGGGGTACATGGGGATATTGACTACTATATTATCAACCTTTCAAGAAGATTTGGACCAGGATGTACATGTTATTGAGTTGGGGAGTAACAGGGTAAAATTAGTAGTATTGAATAGATCTCCAATTGTTTTAATAGCCATTTCAAAACTTCCACACGAAACTGAACAGTTTCTAACCAGACAGTTGATTGTGTTATACAAATACCTATTGAGCATCTTGTCGAAACAAACGATTGATAGGGTTTTCCACAATAGGCTCAATTATGATTTGCGACGAGTGTTGAGTCCTTTGGATATGGAGAATTTAGATTCACTTTGCATGAAACTTACCTTTGGACTTCAACATGATGGCCTTAATTCGTTCCTCGGTGAGTTGTTTACCGCCCGACCATCATTGCGGATCCCATATActttgagaaaaaagatggaCAGGTTTTTGAAGGAACAgcaagaagaggaagaagatttATTGTTTGCGATTTTGAGCAAAGACAATCAAGTGACTAACTTTGTTCACCCCAAGATTCACACATTGACAAATGAAGATTTGTACTTGCTTACATTTATAGTCCATTCACTCAAGAACAAGAGTGAAGACCTATGGATCCCACTTTGCATGCCAAACTTCAACCAAAATGGATACCTTTACATTTTTCTGCGGTCTTGGAGACAATTGACGCTAATATTGGTCAGCGGTAGTAAGAATGCTTTTGATAAACTCAAGGTTATTGCTGATAGGATTATCCAAAGGGCCGAAACGTCTCAAGCTGGCCactttttggaaaacctCGAGCAAGCACTAATGAAGCCAATAAGAAATGAGGTACCGTTGGTGATAAAACATTTCGTCTACGTCAACAAGGAAATAAACCAATGCGTCATTAGCGAAATAAATGATGATTCGGACGATTTAAAGTTGCAGTTGGTGGTCTACTATTCATTGCTAAAACAATGTAAGTCCCAATTAGAGGCTGACGAAATAAAGAATGGTTACAAGAAACTTTCGTACATGCGATGGAACTCTTCAACTGCATTCATGTTGAGCGGCACCTCGTTTGAATTCTATTGCGTAGCAGGTGATGGAGTTGattcaaaaaatttgattGAAATATGTCTTAAAATAGTCAATTGGtgtaaaaagaacaagaacagaCTATTTAGTACATGA